In Candidatus Delongbacteria bacterium, a single window of DNA contains:
- a CDS encoding transglycosylase SLT domain-containing protein — translation MESRPLQGTSLAGTRATAGAETPGSRAATLESAGREFERLLVEQMLTAMQETLDEGLFAQQGVGSDWYTSQFNQELSKELTAGPGLGVASSLLRQLRAGGESGENLEAGLDAIRGAGNGVGLASLDRAFELRRREREAAAADPLNPLARQAEVYRALQGAAPAESTRVRQVGSAELRALVRDVAAEVGVDENLALALVQTESGFNSRARSPKGAMGLTQLMPDTARGLGVRDPFDPRQNVKGGLTYLKNMLERYQDRRLALAAYNAGPGAVDRHDGVPPYRETRAYVARIEKLLQEDR, via the coding sequence ATGGAAAGCCGCCCGCTGCAAGGCACCAGCCTGGCCGGCACGCGCGCCACCGCCGGCGCTGAGACTCCGGGCAGCCGGGCCGCCACGCTGGAGAGCGCCGGCCGCGAATTCGAGCGCCTGCTGGTGGAGCAAATGTTGACCGCCATGCAAGAGACCCTGGACGAGGGCCTGTTCGCGCAGCAGGGCGTGGGCAGCGACTGGTACACGTCCCAGTTCAACCAGGAGCTGTCGAAGGAATTGACCGCCGGACCGGGCCTGGGCGTGGCCAGCTCGCTCTTGCGCCAGCTGCGCGCCGGCGGCGAGTCGGGCGAGAACCTGGAAGCGGGTCTGGACGCCATTCGCGGCGCGGGCAACGGCGTGGGTCTGGCCAGCCTGGACCGCGCCTTCGAACTTCGGCGTCGGGAGCGCGAGGCCGCGGCGGCGGATCCCCTCAACCCGCTGGCTCGGCAGGCCGAGGTCTATCGGGCTCTGCAAGGCGCGGCGCCGGCGGAATCCACTCGCGTGCGGCAGGTCGGGTCCGCCGAGCTGCGCGCCCTGGTCAGGGACGTGGCGGCTGAGGTGGGCGTGGACGAGAACCTGGCCCTGGCCCTGGTGCAGACGGAGAGCGGCTTCAACAGCCGGGCGCGCAGCCCCAAGGGCGCCATGGGTCTGACCCAGCTGATGCCCGACACGGCTCGCGGCCTGGGCGTGCGCGATCCCTTCGACCCGCGCCAGAACGTCAAGGGCGGGCTGACCTACCTGAAGAACATGCTGGAGCGCTACCAGGACCGGCGCCTGGCCCTGGCGGCCTACAACGCCGGGCCCGGAGCCGTGGACCGCCACGACGGC